In Candidatus Micrarchaeota archaeon, the DNA window TTTTGCCCAAGATCAAGGTTGGAGCTTGACGAGCTCAGGTCCTTACTCATCGCATTGCTCACGGTTATGCTGTTTGACAATGAGTTGAAGGTGAACGGCGTAGTTGTTCCGGTGTCCGTAGCTACGGCATTGAAGGCGAATGAACCTGCGGCCCCTGTCACGAACGACACTGTGTTGCTACCTCCAGGGCTCTGTATTAGCACGTTGGCGCCCTGTCTCGCAGATCCAGTGGTGTTGTAGAGCTCGACGCTGAATGGGCCTGTGCCTCCGTTTACGGTTATGGAATATGTTTCCGTCTGGCCCGCATCAAGCGATGCCGCGCTCGGGGATATTTCAACTGTAGGTACGTTTGACGGCGGGTTTGCCGGGTTGCCGTTTACAGTTATAGGTGCTGTTGTCGCGGTGTTTGATGCCAGCCCGTCGTTTGCAGTGAATGTGAACTCGCAACCTGGTGTTGCACCTATGGGCATGTACGTAAATGAGTTGCCTGCTCCGGAGGATGCGGCACCTGGGCAGGATGACGATGCCCACGAGTATGAATACGTGCCAGTTCCGCCGGTTGCGATGGCGTTGACAGGCACTTTCTGCCCTACGTCAAGCGTGACCGGCAGCGCCGGCTGCGCGGCAACCACGAACGCATGGTTTACAGTAACCTGCGCCGCGTTGGTATCCACTGTTTCCGGAGATGCGGAATTGTCAGTTATCGTTGCGCAGTAGTAGAGCGTAGATGATGGGGATTCCACAAAGGTTGCGGACGTGCCTGCCACTCCTGACTTTGTACCAACGGTGTTGGAATATGAGGTGCATGCGGATGCGCTTGGCCCGGAGTATAGGCTTACCGCATATGCGCCTGTCCCTCCGGCCCACGAGGCCTTTACCATTGTGCTTTGCCCGTCGCTTATCGTGGGCGGGTTTGCCGCAAGGGTGGCATTCGCATTCGTGAATGCTGGGCTTACTTTTATGGTTGACGGGTTCGATGCTGCGGTTGCGCCAGTGCTGTCCATCACGTTTTCAGTTACAACGTATGTGCCCTTGCCGGTGAATGTCATTTCGTTGCCTGTCGCTTTTGCGCCAGCACTTGGAAGCGCGTTGTATGCCCATGATGAATACGGAGGCGTGCCTCCAGTAGTTGCATTGGCGAAATCCACATGCTGCCCGGAATCTATGGTGTTGCTTGACGGATACAGTATTATGGACAGCTTTGGGGTTACGGTTATTACGGCCCTGTCGAGCACCGTTTCATTCCCGGCAGGAGTGGAATCCGGTACGGTGTCATGCGCAGTCAACGTCACGACGTATGTTCCGGCGGTGTTGAACTTTATGCTGTTTCCAGATACCAGGTAGTCGGTTCCCTGTATGCCGTTGTTGACAGCGTAGACGTAATCGGAATAAACGTCATCGCCAGGTGTCGTCTTGTTGGTGAATAATACAGTGCTACCAATTGCAACCGTATCCGCGCGCGGCGACATTGTCAGGTTTTCTATTGTTATTGCACCAGACATGGACGTGTTGACCGCATTGGCTGACGGGTCGCTCACCTGTATCTTGAAGAAGTATGATCCATGCGTATATGGCATTGCGAAAGGAGTGTAATTGAACTCGTTGAATCCGCACGATATGCTGTTTCCGCTCACGGAGCAGCTGCTGGAAGATATGAACTGCCCGTTGCTAGTGAACGGGGCCGTGGAGGAATTGTGAGCCACGTAAAGCACGGCGTTATATGATCCTGTGCCGCCGTTTGCGCAGGTTGATATTTTCATCGGTTGCTGCAAGTCGACGGGGTTGTCTGAAACCTGTATCTGGCATGTGGTAAGAGGCTTGGATGTGACGCGTATGGTCAGCAACGGGTTTGGAATCGGGAGCGTGCGATCTCCATGAAATCCCTCAAGTACGACATGCTGGTTGCTTCCGTAGCCGTAGTGCGATCCTTTGAACGCATTTGTCCAAGTCCCATATATGCCGTATCCGAATGTGGTTGACGGGTTTGCCTCAGGACTTGTAACGACCATGCCTGTGCTGCCGTTGCCGAAATTTGACTCGGAAGCGCTTGACCAGTCTGGAGTGCTTGCAAGATGAAGCTCGAAGAATATGGTTATCGAGTTGCCTGCCCCTATTTTTGCGGGAAGGCCGCCGGAGCCCGGCTTAACGTTAAAATAAAGTGCTCTGCAGGGTTCCGATGATTGTATGCTATTGCTCGGGTTGGCCGGATTCGTGCAATGATAGCCGCTGTTCACGTTGTAGGGTATGAACGTATTCCATCCTGTGGATGTAGTTTTGGGAGGCTCGGGAGTGCCGTCGGAAAGCGTGCACGGGTTCGACCCGTTATTTATGCAGTACCTGAAGTTCGATGCGCCGTCAAAGAATATCCCGCCGGTGCCGGATATGTAAAATGGGTACGTGACATTGAAGTTGGGCAGCATGGCGTTCGGTGCGAACCCTGATAGCGTGTACATATATGATATCCAGTTGCCCTCGTAGGACGTTCCCGCATCGCCATGGCTCCATACGCCCTTGTCGAGCCTGTAGACCGCCTTTTCGACCTTTATGTTCGAACCGAATTCGGCGGAATTGCCTGCGCCGTCAAACATGTATACTGTTGAATTTTGATTTGCCTGCGAGTGCATATTGCTGCTTGAAAACATGGAGATAGAAACAAGCCCCACTGCCGTGAAAACCAATATTATGAAAATCATGGATAGCGCAAAAAACTTCCCATTCATGAAAATACCCGCATAGCCCCCATATATTGCACAGTGCTAAATTTGTAATGCTGCCATTTCAAAAAACATTTACGTTTTTTTCATACAGCGGCAAATGTCGCACTTCAATGAGCCTTAATCACTAGTTGGCCCAGAACCACGGAAACAATGTGCAAAAAAAACAATCGCAGTATCAGTAAATATGCTGTCTACCAGTATTTATACATTTGGTTTTTTTACTGTTTTAAAAGCAAGAATGCGGTATTTCCAGCACTTGATAGTGTGTTGTAGCGCGGCTGATTTTTCTTTCGAATTAGCTATGCATTGCCTTGAGGCGCTCAAACCAGGGCTTTCTCCAAGGCAATACAGGAACTCTTTGGAGGATATGGTGAGCTTATAATTATCATTTGATAATTAATAGTACACAAGCTTTAAATATCTTTATGGCGTAATATAATCATGCAAACCAGCGCATTTGTGAGATTCCTAAAGGACAACAGGATGCCCGTCTTTAGATTGGACGATGCAGTGAAGATATTGAAGAATTCTAGGGAGTATGCAAGGCTGTTTTTGCACAGGGCCATCAAAAGCAACATTATAGGACGAGCAGAAAGGGGGCTTTACTACCTTAGGGAAGGTTCAAACGAGTATGAGATTGCCTCGCATGTTTTGTATCCATCGTATATCAGCATGATATCTGCTTTGCATTATTACGGATTGACAACGCAGATACCGAATACAGTGTATGTCATCTCGCCCAAAAGGCATAAAATAATAAAAAACGTGGCGGGGTTCGACATAGTTTTCAGGAAAATAAGCAGCCATATGATGTTCGGCTACCACAAGGAATCTGACGGCAACATATTCATTGCGGACAAGGAAAAAGCGATTGTGGACATATTCTATTTCAGGGACGTGAACGACCTTGATTATAGCGTCCTGGAGAAACCTGCAAGAATAGACGTGGATAAGCTGGCACTATATGCTGAAATGAGCAGAAATAGATCCGTGATTAAAAACGTTTCAGAACTGTTATCTAGTTACGGATATGCAAAACAGGCAAGGAGATTGCAAAGTGGTTTGGCTACGGCTCAAATGGTGCTATCTAAATGATGGACAAGAGAGGGATTCTTAAGACAGCGTATTATGAGCAGCCTTACCAGAAGGAGAAGGACTATATAAATGAGCTTTTTTTGTCAAGGATATACGAAAAAAATACCGGAGTGGTATTTAAGGGAGGTACGGCCCTGTCCAAGTTTTATGGACTTCCGAGATTCTCTGACGACCTAGATTTTTCATTGTCGAAAAAAGATGCTGATGGCCTGATTAGCAACTTAGACAGCATAGTTGAGGATGTTTCAAAACTTTACCCGATAAAATTATTAAGAAAAATAAATAAGAAAGATATTCTGGCATATGAGATTAGCGTTAGAGGGCCTTTGTTTGAAGCATCAAATAGGCACCAGCACGTTAAAATAGAGATAGACAAGAATGCATCGGTAATAGAGGATCCCAATACTATACGTAGGAATCCTAAATATTTTGATCTGCGCCCCTATCTGGCAGTGGTAATGAAGGAAAACGAGATACTCGCAGAAAAAATTGTTGCGCTCATGTTCAGGCATAATGTAAAAGCGAGAGACCTTTTCGACATATATTTCATGGCTAAGAACGGTACCGAGATAAAGGTAAGTTTGATTGACAGGAAAATGAAAGAACACGGGCACGTATTCACAGATGAAAGGCTTGTTAAAAGAATGGATCTTATAAGAAGCATATGGAGCAAGGAACTGTACAGATTGCTGCCAAAAAATGAAT includes these proteins:
- a CDS encoding nucleotidyl transferase AbiEii/AbiGii toxin family protein, yielding MMDKRGILKTAYYEQPYQKEKDYINELFLSRIYEKNTGVVFKGGTALSKFYGLPRFSDDLDFSLSKKDADGLISNLDSIVEDVSKLYPIKLLRKINKKDILAYEISVRGPLFEASNRHQHVKIEIDKNASVIEDPNTIRRNPKYFDLRPYLAVVMKENEILAEKIVALMFRHNVKARDLFDIYFMAKNGTEIKVSLIDRKMKEHGHVFTDERLVKRMDLIRSIWSKELYRLLPKNEFIDYKEARTLVMEGFNAVNLL